Genomic window (Onychomys torridus chromosome 5, mOncTor1.1, whole genome shotgun sequence):
aattgtctgtaatttcagttatAGAGGATCTTGCatcttcatacagacatacatgtaggcaaaacatcaatgcacagaattgtgaagaagaaaacagatttgTTCTGGTTTTATGGTTACTGCAAAATATAGAGCTATAACTGTGTGATAAGTGCTGAGTTGAGATAGAAACAAGAGATCTGTGGGTAGAAGGCAAGACAGAGGAAGTGTCCGGTTTACAGCAATGCAATACTCCAAAGCACCAACGTAAAGATATGGCAAAGGATCCTCAAATGAAGTGGCTCTTAGTTACTCTCTACAAGCAAGGGATGACAACACAGTGTCAAGAATATGTTTGGACTGAAAAATACAGAAGTTACTAGAGAGACCATTTCAGAGgatgaagaaattgagaaagggcACCACCCACAACAAATCTTCAGCCATCATACCACAGGACAGTTTTGGGAAAGATGATTTTAATAGACCACATCCGTGCAAAGGGGGGACAAGGACAGGAAGGGACAGGTTTGCTCTGGTATTGTGTGTTTATGCCACACATTGGATGATGTCACATGCTTCAGGACACACAAACAGAACACAGACTCTCAGAAATAAAATCtttggccagatgtggtggcaacctttaatccttgcacacAGGGGTCAGAGCAGGTGGAATCTCTATGGCTGGTCTATACatcaagttccagaccagccagagcaacacagtgagacccgaatgcccccctccctcccacaaaaaaacaaagaagcaaacagacaaacaatcccccataacaacagaaaacaaggaagaaaataaaaactctgTGTTGTGCCAACATAATCAGACAATGTAGAGGGCAGCAATCTTATTATGGAAAAGCTTCATCCCAGGTGTGAAAAAAATCAGTGGGGGTGAGAGGTTTGGAATTTAAAGTCCTGTAACTATCAGATGACTCATTGTTTTATCTATATATATACCCAAAACACAGTGCCATTGCTTCAGCCTCAGAAATATCTATGATATGACATTTACCAAGGGTCTTACAATACATCtccataaataaaaagaaactgttGTGTGAAATTTTTGTATCATAAAACCAGTATATTTTCAAGGAGACTAGTTGTTATGGATGTAAAGTCCAATAAAttgtcattaaaataaatgtcttttgtaTTGTACTCCAAAAACAATCAGAAATCATTAGAAGTTATCAGTACAGAGACAAAATCACTACAGAACTCAAGATTTTGCTAATTGATTTTAGttgatacaaataaatctttgttcCATCATTTTGTTAATGTAATAATAACAAACCTTCAAATTTGCTGTTGTCAAAGTAAGAAACATTCaagaaaatgtttataaacaCACTGAGTTTTCCAGATAATTTGATtgtgttttttgctttatttttataattctgtTTCAGTATATGCtactatatttatatacataaaatgtttaaatacctTAAAATCATCAgtaaattaatgtatttttaggcttttattaaattttgatttttgtgaaaacattcattcacacagagacatacaaacacatacactaaaTATTGTTTAAAGACATTATATAGTTAATTCATAccaattaaaatagtaaaaatttaatttaaaaatgatagtATTTCACTTTAAATTTTGCTTCAAGATTTACCCACTggattgtgttttttaaaagacaggaccTAACTCCtactatgtatccctgactgACTTGATACTCTATAGCCaaagcctggctttgaacttaatGATTGcaagcatgtaccatcacacATGGTAGATTGCATTTGTGAAAAAATATCCACATGATTATACagaaactatatataaatatagtttGTTTACTCCATGTGGCAGTCTAATGTATGTTGTATCTAATTTATGTTATCTTACTTATATCCTCTTTCTAAGGTCTAACTCCATGGTAACAAGACTTCTCTCTGATTTGGTCTCtgattatctatcatctatctctatttaTCTGTCAACCCAATTGAGCCTCCAAAACAGTGCTTGGTACACAGATATTTTATGAGCTTAAGTTAAAGCTAGGTTGTAGACACAGAAGTCTCACAAAGCTTTCGTGTTTAGCTCTGCAAGCCTTGCACTAACTCTTTCTTGAATCCGTGGTTCTCCCCATTATCCTCCTTAGTGCACTTTTGACTTCCTTGTTCCTCAGAGTGTAAATAAGAGGGTTCAACAAAGGAGTTACCAGAGTATAGAAAAGTGCAATGCTTTTGTTCACATCCTGTGAGTAactggagggaggctggaggtaCATGGAGATGAGGGTGCCGAAGAAGATAACCACTACCAGAAGGTGAGAGCCACAGGTTCCAAAGGCCTTCCTCCTCCCCTGGGCTGACTTTATCTTTAGAACTGCATTAGTGATGTGGCCATAGGACACTAATATGAGCGAGAGAGGTACCACCAAGAAGAAGACACTGACAGCAAAGAGTTCAGCCTCGTTAATGAAAGTGTTAGTGCAGGCCAGTTTCAGCATCACTGGaacttcacagaagaaatggtCCAGTTGATTTTTGCCACAGAGGGGAAGAGTCATGGTCAATGCTGTTTGTACCACAGAGTTGCCAAACCCTGTGAGCCAGGCAGTTATAACCAG
Coding sequences:
- the LOC118583693 gene encoding putative olfactory receptor 2B8; amino-acid sequence: MDRANGSLFSGFILLGFSNRPHLETALFVVILVIYFLSFLGNSTIIVLSIVDLHLHTPMYFFLSNLSFMDLCLTTCTVPQTLFNFKGKDKTITYGGCVTQLFIALGLGGVECVLLSVMAYDRYAAVCRPLHYMVIMHPQLCLQLVITAWLTGFGNSVVQTALTMTLPLCGKNQLDHFFCEVPVMLKLACTNTFINEAELFAVSVFFLVVPLSLILVSYGHITNAVLKIKSAQGRRKAFGTCGSHLLVVVIFFGTLISMYLQPPSSYSQDVNKSIALFYTLVTPLLNPLIYTLRNKEVKSALRRIMGRTTDSRKS